A genomic stretch from Skermanella mucosa includes:
- a CDS encoding universal stress protein encodes MFKKILVPLTGAGTDRRSAALAFMVADRVRGHVEGLCVTPHAEVASPVETASIPAALGRKLREIAETRQSQLVESARLLFEDLDRRFGGPGTGRPTSSWRAEVGSLAEIIPEEARLADLTVFARDGGGADLIGAALEATLFDSGRPILLAPAMEPGAEPASFGTAVAVAWDGGLPASRAVASALPLLAAADRVIILTGEKPSNRRAGDPDRLAESLRWHGVNAECLRVTDDGRPLALALVAGAAECGCDLMVMGGYGHSRFRETVLGGVTRDILSTPPDLPILMAH; translated from the coding sequence ATGTTCAAGAAGATACTGGTGCCGTTGACGGGCGCAGGCACCGACCGGCGGTCCGCCGCCCTGGCCTTCATGGTGGCCGACCGGGTCCGGGGCCATGTCGAGGGCCTGTGCGTGACGCCCCACGCGGAAGTGGCGTCCCCGGTGGAGACCGCCTCGATCCCGGCCGCCCTGGGCCGGAAGCTGCGCGAGATCGCGGAGACGCGGCAGTCCCAACTGGTGGAATCGGCACGGCTGCTGTTCGAGGACCTGGACCGGCGCTTCGGCGGCCCCGGCACCGGGCGGCCGACCTCGTCCTGGCGCGCCGAGGTCGGCTCCCTGGCGGAGATCATCCCCGAGGAGGCCCGGCTGGCGGACCTGACCGTCTTCGCCCGCGACGGCGGCGGCGCCGACCTGATCGGTGCCGCGCTGGAAGCCACGCTGTTCGATTCGGGCCGTCCGATCCTGCTGGCGCCGGCAATGGAGCCCGGGGCGGAACCGGCGTCGTTCGGGACGGCCGTCGCCGTCGCGTGGGACGGCGGCCTGCCGGCGTCGCGCGCCGTTGCCTCGGCGCTTCCGCTGCTCGCGGCGGCGGACCGCGTGATCATCCTGACAGGCGAAAAGCCCTCCAACCGGCGCGCGGGCGATCCCGACCGGCTGGCGGAAAGCCTGCGCTGGCACGGCGTGAATGCAGAGTGCCTGCGGGTCACCGACGACGGGCGCCCCCTGGCGCTGGCGCTGGTGGCCGGAGCCGCCGAATGCGGCTGCGACCTGATGGTGATGGGCGGCTATGGCCATAGCCGTTTCCGCGAGACGGTGCTGGGCGGCGTGACCCGGGACATCCTGTCCACCCCGCCGGACCTGCCCATCCTGATGGCGCATTGA